One genomic window of Hymenobacter sp. J193 includes the following:
- the sprA gene encoding cell surface protein SprA encodes MNTGKKTFTTVSLVVASLLAWWSQSGATGSRAFGLQWASWRSTAGSLAWLPDTPRTAPTDTTRYRPSRRPKVAPEDRAGNRLSPQRRESPLLLDLPPNVNLNVTVDDSLQGVDVSERVGSDIDFRDPTRMSFEEYSRWQQDQTIRNYFRNRAAGGVAGEAGSPAVAQRLIPKIYLGPAANRIFGGNYVDIRPNGSVTVRAGAKFNRNRNPTLTLRQQKTGDFNFEQNMNLNLTGQIGEKMRVTLNYDTKAAFDFENNMKLDFTGFDTDIIRKVELGNVSLPLNNSLIQGGQNLFGAKTQLQFGKLSVTAVASTLRGQADEVRISNGGQSRPFEIKASQYEKDRHFFLSQFFRDRYDASLRNLPTVQSGIQIRYLEVYVTNDNRTTENLRNVVALMDLAEPRVVFRRDQFPPTGTTRTPADNAANQEYELVKGSRENLGVDAALAGRGLVKNVDFEHVRARKLDPREYTFNEQLGYLSLNTQLLPEQVLGVSYEYTYNGKSYRVGETAGSYSAGVQEDQVIFLKMLKSTNPALQYPTWDLMMKNIYSLNATQLNRDQFRLDIIYKDDATGVDLLSLKEGQQTANVPLVQVFNLDNANANNDRPSDGNFDFLPGITIDPEQGRIIFPQVEPFGRYLKSKFDTVAERDLVDKYVYQELYDQVQSDAQQRQEKDKFFLTGRYQATSSDEINLPGIRVAEGSVRVYAGSTLLTEGTDYQVFYDQAKVKVLNPAYLNAANELRVTFEKDALVQVQPRSLLGARFDYRLNDDINFGATVLHLLENQAPGINRVNIGDEPGNNTIYGLDVNLRRESRALTRYLDMLPLISTKAPSTVAFSGEFAKLVPGKTQLGRGENGVSYIDDFEAARTPYTLTGGVSSLTAWRMAATPLPILGNSSTIDLAANYRRAKLAWYSVDQSYYNNGSSRPNNITADDLLNHYTRGVQRKEIFPNRDVGTVGNGYEYPLDLAYFPTERGPYNYNPQTGPDGRTLPAGTAPGNFAGISREITFDTDFDNANIEYLEFWLMDPFLKGKNGQVNDSQNQPTENTTGGELYLNLGTISEDALKDGRYAFENGLSDDPSDPNKDTDRTKYGRVSRQQFLTDAFSTANGGRDRQDVGLDGLNDDEEKAEPEFGTLASADDPSADNFRHHLSDYYNSDGRDVKILGRYKEYNGLQGNSAENSQQSSTPLPDKEDLNRDNIIQDTERYYEYKIPLRPGGLEVGQNFIVDKVSNRINNDVVTWYQFRIPVRQPTAVRGTTDGLPFGFKSIRFMRLYLTQWQQPTVLRFVQMQFVANQWRRYLGTVAEPGRPNVNTDTDADLFTISTVSVEENGISGTGGSDAIPYVVPPGIKRDQEYGSSTVNRQQNEQSLRLCVEGLREGYGKAAYKNVSTNMLRYKRLRMFLHAQSETGTRDDQVRGFIRIGTDYTQNYYEYSLPLKITAPGSTSENQIWNPQNIVDVAFQDFIDAKVERNKNGGQAPYVKQLADGRTITVVGNPDFSAVQGVMIGIFNPTDNGNDQSVCIWADELRVFDFDRTSGWAATARFNTQLADLANITATGSFTSIGFGGLQDRVQQRSLDDVVRGDLNATVAVDKLLPEKLGLRIPVLVQAGHESRSPLYDPLDPDVKLEQSLQKFESNEERADYRKEVIDQTSSRSISVLNMRKERTNPEKKVRPYDIENFALSYSLTEQLHTDIQTDKDFTRIYNGALAYTYQTTPKNYTPLANLKALDSPYLKFFKEINFTPLPSRFAFRADLDRRYNERFLQRTLEPGQVPTPVAQGVFQKSFFFNRIYDLKWDLTKSLAFDYTATNRGVIDEGPGATLGNSPEAESNRALIRENIKRGGRTTNFNQVVALTYRLPLDKFPLTDWISADARYAATYTWQAASTALVDPLDSLRTLNLGNTVQNNSELSANGKIDLVKLYNKVRFLNIINNAPPPARPAKPDAKTPGRGGSPTAPVAPADTTAKKPELRFVKAVLRSLMTARSLNFTYTRSAGTLLPGYLPRTKFFGLDGEFSAPGVPFILGKQYELDDLYERASSRGWYTPQSQYLNTPLSNLETTDLNLRTSLEPIRDFNIQLDARRQTVRNNESFYRLAIDENTQLPTGGLAARLPLETGSFSASFISIGTLFGDLSKESTVSKAFNQFIENRKFVRDKLVAATDATNPKYSYNSQDVLIPAFLDAYRGRSSEGYKAKGFDPFSVLPVPNWTVNYNGLGELPFVQRFFRSVSLTHAYSSVYNVSSFNSSSLYPSKPEEFPTVVQDGLYVPYYTLGQVSIIERLSPLIGLNFQTLEKVTGRAEYRTDRQISLNISSGAQVTEVHTQEMVFGFGYVTNQLKLPFRIGGEQRILRNELTVRLDLSIRDNTTTQRTIVADSTNLLGNPRGLVVNGNRQVQLRPTIDYVLNQRLNLQFYFTRVISEPRGTAGYRNSATEGGVQLRYSLSQ; translated from the coding sequence TTGAATACCGGTAAGAAGACCTTCACTACTGTTTCTTTGGTCGTAGCGTCGTTGCTGGCGTGGTGGTCGCAGTCGGGCGCTACGGGCAGCCGTGCGTTCGGGCTGCAGTGGGCATCCTGGCGTAGTACGGCCGGAAGCCTGGCCTGGTTGCCTGATACCCCTCGCACTGCTCCCACCGACACTACCCGCTACCGGCCCAGCCGCCGCCCCAAAGTAGCGCCCGAAGACCGCGCCGGTAACCGCCTGAGTCCGCAGCGCCGCGAGTCGCCGCTGCTGCTGGATCTGCCGCCCAACGTAAACCTGAACGTGACCGTGGACGACAGCCTGCAGGGCGTGGACGTGTCGGAGCGCGTAGGTTCGGACATTGATTTCCGCGACCCTACCCGGATGTCGTTTGAGGAATACTCGCGCTGGCAGCAGGACCAGACGATCCGCAACTACTTCCGTAACCGGGCGGCCGGGGGCGTGGCCGGGGAAGCCGGTTCGCCCGCCGTAGCCCAGCGCCTGATTCCGAAGATTTACCTGGGACCGGCTGCCAACCGCATTTTCGGTGGCAACTACGTGGATATCCGGCCCAATGGGTCGGTGACGGTGCGGGCCGGGGCCAAGTTCAACCGCAACCGCAACCCTACGCTTACCCTGCGCCAGCAGAAAACCGGCGACTTCAACTTCGAGCAGAACATGAACCTGAACCTCACCGGCCAGATCGGGGAGAAGATGCGGGTGACGCTCAACTACGACACGAAGGCTGCCTTCGACTTTGAAAACAACATGAAGCTCGATTTCACGGGCTTCGATACGGACATTATCCGCAAGGTAGAGCTGGGCAACGTGAGTTTGCCGCTCAACAACTCCCTTATTCAGGGTGGGCAAAACCTGTTTGGGGCCAAAACTCAGCTGCAGTTCGGCAAGTTGTCCGTTACAGCTGTGGCCTCCACCCTGCGCGGCCAGGCCGACGAGGTGCGCATTTCCAACGGCGGCCAGAGCCGGCCTTTCGAAATAAAAGCCAGCCAGTACGAGAAGGACCGGCACTTCTTTCTGTCGCAGTTTTTCCGCGACCGGTACGACGCCTCCCTGCGCAACCTGCCCACGGTGCAGTCGGGCATCCAGATCCGCTACCTGGAGGTGTACGTGACCAACGACAACCGTACCACCGAGAACCTGCGCAACGTGGTAGCCCTGATGGACCTGGCCGAGCCCCGCGTAGTATTCCGCCGCGACCAGTTCCCCCCCACCGGCACCACGCGCACCCCGGCCGATAACGCCGCCAATCAGGAATACGAGTTGGTGAAAGGCAGCCGCGAAAACCTCGGGGTTGATGCGGCGCTGGCGGGCCGGGGCCTGGTGAAGAACGTGGACTTTGAGCACGTACGGGCCCGCAAGCTCGACCCGCGCGAATACACCTTCAACGAGCAGCTGGGCTACCTCTCGCTGAACACGCAGCTCCTGCCTGAGCAGGTGCTGGGGGTTTCCTACGAGTACACCTACAACGGCAAGTCGTACCGGGTAGGCGAAACGGCGGGCTCCTATTCCGCCGGCGTGCAGGAAGACCAAGTAATTTTCCTGAAGATGCTGAAAAGCACCAACCCGGCTCTGCAGTACCCCACCTGGGATTTGATGATGAAAAACATCTACTCCCTGAACGCCACCCAGCTCAACCGTGACCAGTTCCGCCTCGACATCATCTACAAAGACGACGCCACGGGCGTGGATTTGCTTTCCCTGAAGGAAGGACAGCAGACCGCCAACGTGCCGCTGGTGCAGGTGTTCAACCTCGACAATGCCAACGCCAACAACGACCGGCCCTCCGACGGCAACTTCGACTTTCTGCCGGGCATCACCATCGACCCGGAGCAGGGCCGCATCATCTTCCCGCAGGTGGAGCCGTTTGGCCGCTACCTGAAATCGAAGTTCGACACCGTGGCCGAGCGCGACTTGGTAGACAAGTACGTGTACCAGGAGCTCTACGACCAGGTGCAGAGCGACGCGCAACAGCGCCAGGAAAAGGACAAGTTCTTCCTCACGGGCCGCTACCAGGCTACGTCGTCCGACGAAATCAACCTGCCCGGCATTCGGGTGGCGGAGGGCTCGGTGCGGGTGTACGCCGGTAGTACGCTGCTCACGGAGGGCACCGACTACCAGGTGTTCTACGATCAGGCCAAGGTAAAAGTGCTGAACCCGGCCTACCTGAACGCGGCCAACGAGCTGCGCGTGACCTTTGAGAAGGACGCGCTGGTGCAGGTGCAGCCGCGCAGCCTGCTCGGTGCCCGCTTCGACTACCGCCTCAACGACGACATCAACTTTGGCGCGACGGTGCTGCACTTGCTGGAAAACCAGGCGCCCGGCATCAACCGCGTGAACATCGGCGATGAGCCTGGCAACAACACCATCTACGGCCTTGACGTGAACCTGCGCCGCGAGTCCCGCGCCCTCACGCGCTACCTCGACATGCTGCCGCTGATTTCGACCAAGGCCCCGTCCACGGTGGCGTTCAGCGGGGAGTTTGCCAAGCTGGTGCCCGGCAAAACCCAGCTGGGTCGGGGCGAAAACGGCGTATCCTACATCGACGACTTTGAAGCGGCCCGCACGCCCTACACGCTCACGGGCGGCGTCAGCTCACTCACGGCCTGGCGGATGGCGGCCACGCCTTTACCTATACTGGGCAACAGCAGCACCATCGACCTGGCCGCCAACTACCGCCGTGCCAAGCTGGCCTGGTACAGCGTAGACCAGAGCTACTACAACAACGGTTCCAGCCGGCCCAACAACATCACGGCCGACGACCTGCTGAACCATTACACCCGCGGCGTGCAGCGCAAGGAAATCTTCCCGAACCGCGACGTGGGCACCGTGGGCAACGGCTACGAATACCCCCTGGACCTGGCGTACTTCCCCACGGAGCGTGGCCCCTACAATTATAACCCGCAAACAGGCCCTGACGGCCGCACCTTGCCCGCCGGCACCGCTCCGGGCAACTTTGCAGGCATCAGCCGGGAAATCACCTTCGACACCGACTTCGACAACGCCAACATCGAGTACCTGGAGTTCTGGCTGATGGACCCGTTTCTGAAAGGCAAGAACGGCCAGGTGAACGACTCCCAGAACCAGCCCACCGAAAACACCACCGGCGGCGAGCTGTACCTGAACCTGGGTACCATTTCGGAGGATGCGCTGAAAGACGGCCGCTATGCGTTTGAGAACGGCCTTTCTGACGACCCCAGCGACCCCAACAAGGATACCGACAGAACCAAGTATGGCCGCGTCAGCCGCCAGCAGTTCCTGACCGATGCCTTCTCGACGGCCAACGGCGGCCGCGACCGGCAGGACGTGGGCCTCGATGGCCTGAACGATGACGAGGAAAAAGCCGAGCCCGAATTCGGGACGCTGGCCAGCGCCGACGACCCCTCGGCCGACAACTTTCGTCATCACCTGAGCGACTACTACAACTCCGATGGGCGCGACGTGAAGATCCTGGGCCGCTACAAGGAGTACAACGGCCTGCAGGGCAACTCGGCCGAGAACAGCCAGCAAAGCTCCACGCCCCTGCCCGACAAGGAAGACCTGAACCGCGACAACATCATCCAGGACACGGAGCGATACTACGAGTATAAGATTCCGCTCCGCCCCGGCGGGCTGGAAGTAGGCCAGAACTTCATTGTGGATAAGGTGAGCAACCGCATCAACAACGACGTGGTGACGTGGTACCAGTTTCGCATTCCGGTGCGCCAGCCCACGGCCGTGCGCGGCACCACCGACGGGCTTCCCTTCGGCTTCAAGAGCATCCGGTTTATGCGCCTGTACCTCACCCAGTGGCAGCAGCCTACGGTGCTACGCTTCGTGCAGATGCAGTTTGTGGCCAACCAGTGGCGCCGCTACCTGGGCACCGTGGCCGAGCCCGGCCGGCCCAATGTGAACACGGACACCGACGCCGACCTGTTCACCATTTCGACGGTGAGCGTGGAGGAAAACGGTATTTCCGGCACCGGCGGCAGCGACGCTATTCCCTACGTGGTGCCGCCCGGCATCAAGCGCGACCAGGAATACGGCTCCAGCACCGTGAACCGCCAGCAGAACGAGCAGAGCCTGCGCCTGTGCGTGGAAGGGCTGCGTGAAGGCTACGGCAAGGCGGCCTACAAAAACGTGAGCACCAACATGCTCCGCTACAAGCGCCTGCGCATGTTCCTGCACGCCCAAAGCGAAACCGGCACCCGCGACGACCAGGTGCGCGGCTTCATCCGCATCGGCACCGACTACACCCAGAACTACTACGAGTACTCGCTCCCGCTGAAGATAACCGCCCCGGGCAGCACCTCGGAAAACCAGATCTGGAACCCCCAGAACATTGTGGATGTGGCTTTCCAGGATTTCATCGATGCAAAGGTAGAGCGTAATAAAAATGGGGGGCAGGCACCTTACGTGAAGCAGCTGGCCGACGGACGCACCATTACGGTGGTGGGCAACCCCGACTTCTCGGCGGTGCAGGGCGTCATGATTGGCATCTTCAATCCCACCGATAACGGCAACGACCAGTCGGTGTGCATCTGGGCTGATGAGCTGCGCGTGTTTGACTTCGACCGTACCTCCGGCTGGGCAGCTACGGCCCGCTTCAACACCCAGCTGGCCGATCTGGCTAATATCACGGCTACCGGCTCCTTTACGTCCATCGGCTTCGGAGGCTTGCAGGACCGCGTGCAGCAACGCTCCCTCGACGACGTGGTGCGCGGCGACCTGAACGCCACCGTGGCCGTAGACAAGCTGCTGCCCGAGAAGCTGGGGCTGCGCATTCCGGTGCTGGTGCAGGCCGGCCACGAGTCCCGCTCGCCGCTGTACGACCCGCTCGACCCCGACGTGAAGCTTGAACAGTCGCTGCAGAAGTTTGAGTCGAACGAAGAGCGCGCCGACTACCGCAAGGAAGTTATCGACCAGACCAGCAGCCGTAGCATCAGTGTGCTGAACATGCGGAAGGAGCGCACCAACCCCGAGAAAAAGGTGCGGCCCTACGACATCGAGAACTTTGCCCTGAGCTACTCCCTCACCGAGCAGCTGCACACCGATATCCAGACCGACAAGGACTTCACCCGCATCTACAACGGGGCCCTGGCCTACACCTACCAGACCACGCCCAAGAACTACACCCCGCTGGCCAACCTGAAGGCGCTGGATTCGCCCTACCTCAAGTTTTTCAAGGAAATCAACTTCACGCCGCTGCCCAGCCGCTTTGCCTTCCGCGCCGACCTCGACCGGCGCTACAACGAGCGGTTTCTGCAACGGACGCTGGAACCCGGCCAGGTGCCCACGCCTGTGGCGCAGGGCGTTTTCCAGAAAAGCTTTTTCTTCAACCGCATCTATGACCTGAAGTGGGACCTGACCAAGAGTCTGGCCTTCGACTACACGGCCACCAACCGCGGTGTAATTGACGAAGGGCCCGGGGCCACGCTCGGCAACTCGCCCGAGGCAGAAAGCAACCGGGCGCTGATTCGGGAAAACATCAAGCGCGGCGGACGCACCACCAACTTCAACCAGGTAGTGGCGCTTACGTACCGTCTGCCCCTGGACAAGTTTCCGCTCACCGACTGGATTTCGGCCGATGCGCGCTATGCGGCCACCTACACCTGGCAGGCCGCTTCCACTGCCCTGGTTGACCCGCTGGACAGCCTCCGAACCCTGAACCTGGGCAACACGGTGCAGAACAACAGCGAGCTAAGCGCCAACGGCAAGATTGACCTGGTGAAGCTCTACAATAAGGTGCGTTTCCTCAACATTATCAACAACGCTCCGCCACCTGCCCGCCCCGCCAAGCCCGATGCCAAAACGCCGGGTCGCGGCGGCAGCCCTACGGCGCCCGTTGCCCCAGCCGATACCACAGCCAAGAAGCCCGAGCTGCGCTTTGTGAAAGCCGTGCTCCGCTCCCTGATGACGGCCCGCAGTCTTAACTTTACCTATACCCGCAGCGCGGGCACCCTGCTGCCGGGCTATCTGCCCCGCACCAAATTCTTTGGGCTCGACGGTGAGTTCAGCGCCCCGGGTGTGCCGTTCATCTTAGGCAAGCAGTACGAGTTGGATGACCTGTATGAGCGGGCCAGCTCGCGGGGCTGGTACACGCCACAGAGTCAGTACCTGAACACGCCACTCAGCAACCTCGAAACCACCGACCTGAATCTGCGCACCAGCCTGGAACCCATCCGCGACTTCAATATTCAGCTGGATGCGCGTCGCCAGACGGTGCGCAACAATGAGAGCTTCTACCGGCTGGCCATCGACGAAAACACCCAGCTACCCACCGGGGGGCTGGCCGCGCGGCTGCCCCTGGAAACAGGCTCCTTCTCGGCCTCCTTTATCTCAATTGGCACTTTGTTTGGCGATTTGAGCAAGGAAAGCACGGTTTCCAAAGCCTTCAATCAGTTCATCGAAAACCGGAAATTTGTGCGTGACAAACTGGTGGCCGCCACCGACGCCACCAACCCCAAATACAGCTACAACTCCCAGGACGTACTGATTCCGGCTTTCCTGGATGCGTACCGCGGCCGCTCGTCGGAAGGATACAAGGCCAAAGGGTTTGACCCCTTCTCCGTACTGCCGGTGCCCAACTGGACCGTCAACTACAACGGGCTGGGCGAGCTGCCTTTCGTGCAACGGTTCTTCCGCTCGGTTTCGCTTACGCACGCCTACTCATCGGTGTACAACGTGAGCAGCTTCAACAGCTCGTCGCTCTACCCCAGCAAACCCGAGGAATTCCCTACCGTGGTGCAGGACGGTTTGTACGTGCCCTACTACACGCTGGGTCAGGTCAGCATCATCGAGCGACTGTCGCCGCTGATCGGGCTGAACTTCCAGACGCTGGAGAAAGTGACGGGCCGCGCGGAGTATCGCACCGACCGCCAGATTTCCCTGAATATTTCGTCGGGGGCACAGGTTACAGAAGTACACACCCAGGAAATGGTGTTTGGCTTTGGCTACGTGACCAACCAGCTGAAGCTGCCCTTCCGCATCGGGGGTGAGCAGCGTATTCTGCGCAATGAGCTCACGGTCCGCCTCGACCTGTCCATCCGCGACAATACGACTACGCAACGCACTATTGTAGCCGACAGCACCAACTTGTTGGGCAACCCACGTGGGCTGGTCGTGAACGGCAACCGACAGGTGCAGCTGCGCCCCACTATCGACTATGTGCTCAATCAGCGCCTGAACCTGCAGTTTTACTTCACTCGGGTAATTTCGGAACCGCGCGGTACGGCCGGCTACCGCAACTCGGCCACTGAGGGAGGTGTGCAGCTACGCTACAGCCTGTCGCAGTAA
- the ruvA gene encoding Holliday junction branch migration protein RuvA, whose amino-acid sequence MIAYIDGKLAYKDHALAILDVHGIGYEVRISLATYSKLPAEGEKAKLYTYQHIKEDGQTLYGFLDPNEKALFMQLISVSGIGPGTGIVMVSSMSVGEIRQAIVQEDVRAIQSIKGVGPKTAQRVVLELKDKLRKDELLAKAGIDTVPLAKAHNTNRSEALAALVTLGFARAAAEKTLDQIQNRHGNDLSVEELIKFALKSH is encoded by the coding sequence ATGATTGCCTACATCGACGGTAAACTCGCCTACAAAGACCACGCACTAGCTATTCTCGACGTGCACGGCATTGGCTACGAAGTCCGGATTTCCCTGGCTACCTACTCCAAGCTGCCGGCCGAGGGCGAAAAAGCCAAGCTTTATACGTATCAGCATATCAAGGAAGACGGGCAGACGCTCTACGGCTTTCTGGACCCCAACGAAAAAGCCTTATTCATGCAGCTGATTTCGGTGTCGGGCATCGGTCCGGGCACGGGCATCGTGATGGTGTCGTCGATGTCGGTGGGCGAAATCCGCCAGGCCATTGTGCAGGAAGACGTGCGCGCTATCCAGAGCATCAAGGGCGTGGGGCCGAAAACGGCGCAGCGTGTGGTGCTGGAGCTCAAGGACAAGCTGCGTAAGGATGAGCTGCTGGCCAAAGCCGGCATCGACACCGTGCCGCTGGCCAAGGCACACAATACAAACCGCAGCGAAGCGTTAGCAGCGCTGGTAACGCTGGGCTTTGCGCGGGCTGCCGCCGAGAAAACCCTCGACCAGATTCAGAACCGCCACGGCAACGACCTGAGCGTGGAAGAATTAATTAAATTTGCTCTTAAGTCCCATTAG